TGTCGGCCTCGATCTCCGCCCGGGCCGCGTCGTCGGGCACGTCGACGGTGCGGAAGCGCAGCCGCGTCAGCGGCGATTTCAAGTCATGGGAAATGGCGGCCAGCGTCTGGCTGCGATCGTCCATCAGCTTGCGGATGCGCACCTGCATCTCGTTGAAGGCCGCGGCAAGCTGCCTGACCTCGGTCGGTCCGCGTTCCGGCAGCGCGACCACATCAGCTCCGGTCGCGAACCGCCGGGCGGCGTCCGCCACCAGCTTCACGGGCCGGGTCAGCCAGCCGACGAGCAGGATCGCCACCACCACGAGCCCGCCGGCCATCAGGGACGTCGAGGATATCGTGCCGTGGCTCGTGATCGGCGGCACGCGCACCGGCACCATGCCGACATTGACCCAGCTCCGGTCGGGCAGCTGCATGGAGACCATGGCGATGTGCTCGTCATCGCCGGGCACGGCGCTGGCGCCGATGACCAGCCGGTCGCCGGAAAGTTCCGGCGCGATGGCGGCAAGCCGCCCGCGCAAGCCGTCGAGCCGTCCGGTGCCGGCACCGCGCACCGCCTGGTCCGTCGGTCCCCAGTGCACGTCGAACGGGCCGCCGGAGAGGGCGTGAGCAGTCTGCTCGCGTTCGGCGGGCGCGACGTGCCGGACCGTGCGCATGACCGACACCAGCCGCTCGGCGAGCCGCTGGTCGTTGTTCGAGCCGATCTCGGCCTCCAGGGCGGCGCGATAGGTCGCAAGGCTCGCCAGGTGCAGAATGCCGATCGCCACCAGCAGCACGATGATGGTGCGGCCAGGGACCGAATTGGCGAGAGCGATCACTCCCGCCGCACCGACGGGCTGAACATGTAGCCGACGCCGCGCACCGTCTTGATCATGGAATGCGGACTGTCCGCGTCGTCGATCTTCTTGCGCAGCCGGCTGATCTGCACGTCGATCGACCGGTCGAAGCCGGTCGCGATCCGGTTGCGCGCGGCATCCAGGAGATGCTCGCGGGTGAGCACGCGCTGCGGCGCCTCCAAAAGGGTCAGCAGCAGGTCGTAGTCGCCGCTGGTCAGTTCGATGATCACGCCCTGCGGGTCGATGAGATCGCGCCGCAGCGTGTCCAGGACCCAGCCCTCGAACATGTAGCGCCGGGCCCTGACGACCGGCTCGCCGTCGCGCGGCCCGAAGGCACGGCGCAGCACCGCATTGATCCGCGCCAGCAGTTCGCGCGGATTGAACGGCTTGGTGAGGTAGTCGTCGGCGCCGATCTCGAGGCCGACGATCCGGTCGGTCTCGTCGCCCTTGGCGGTCAGCATGATGATCGGCGTCTGCGCCTGGGCGCGTATCTCCCGGCAGAGCTCGAGGCCGCTGATGCCGGGCAGCATGACGTCGAGAATGATCAGCTCGACCGGCGCATGTCCCATCACCTCGCGCATCTCGTAGCCGTCACGCGCGGCGCTGACCTTGAAGCCGTTGGCGCGCAGGAACTTCGCGACGAGATGGCGGATCTGACCGTCGTCATCGACGACGAGGACATGCGTACCGCTGCCCGGTTCCGGGATGGTGCGCTGGGCGGCGTTGCCGGTGGGAAAGGAGAGGTTCATGGCTGTTCGCGTCGACCCCCGAGGTGACCTGATCGTCCATAGCGGCCTCAGGTCACGCCAGCGTTTCGCCTCGGTTACAAATTGTTGCGGCCGCCGGGCGCTCAGCCCGGCAGAGCCACGCCGCCCCGGAAACGCATGAACATGGAGGGCTGGGCCTCGCCAAAGGCCATCACCTCATAGGTGTCGGGATCGGCGCCCGGCACCTCCATGCCCGGCGAGCCGACCGGCATGCCCGGCACGGCAAGGCCGCGGATCGCCGGCCGTTCGGCGAGCAACCTTGCGAGCGCCTCGGCCGGGACATGGCCCTCCAGCACGAAGCCTTCGACCTCGGCGGTGTGGCACGACCACAAGGGCTGCGGCACGCCGAGACGCGCCTTGACCGCATTGATGCGGGCGTCCTCGACGATGCGGGTCGGATAGCCGGCGGCGGCGACATGCTCGGCCCAGGCGCCGCAGCAGCCGCAGGACGGATCCTTGTGCACCACCACCAGCGGCCTGCCGGCCGCCGACAGCGAACGCGGGCCCGCCGCCATGACCATGGCCGCCAGCGCGGCGCGACGATTAATCATCATGTCGCCAGTCTCCTGGTTGTCGGGAACGGACGGGGCGGCACCGGCCTCCCAACCGGTACCGCCCCGCCTGCCCGCCGTAAAGGCGGAACGGCGTCTCGTCAGCGGGCGCGCTGGATGCGCGTCACGGTGATCTGGCCGTTGACGCGGTCGGCCTCGAAGCGCACGCGGTCGCCCTGGCGGACCTGGGTCAGCATGGCGGGATCGGCGACCCGGAACACCATGGTCATGCCGTCCATGTCGAGATTCGGGATCGGACCGTGCTTCAGGGTGATGCGGCCGCGCTCGGCCTCGATCTTGACCACCTCGCCGCTCACCTGCTGGGCGCTCGCGCCCGTCACCTGACCGGCAACCGCAAACGCTGCGGCGAGGACGAGAGCCTTGAGCCTGTTCATGATGGTTCTCCTTGTTCCGAGCGCGCTCAGCGCACGATGATCCGGCCGTGCATGCCGGCCTGATAGTGCCCCGGGATGAGGCAGGCATATTCGAAGGTGCCGGCATTGGTGAAACGCCAGACGATCTCGCCGCTCTTCGACGGCTCGACTTTGACGGCGTTCGGGTCGGCATGCTCCATGTCGGGATTGCGCTCCATCGCCGCCTTGTGGCGCTGGTTGCCCTCCGGCGTGTCGATGACCATTTCGTGGTCCAGCATGCCGGCATTGCTGACGACGAAACGCACCGTGTCGCCGCGCCTGATGGTGATTTCGGCCGGCTCGAACAGCATGCGGCCGTCGGCCTCCAGCATGCGGACCTCGACGGTGCGGCTGGCATTTTCGCGATGTCCCGCCTCGCCGGCCGGCGACGACGGTCCGTGGGCGACGGCGATGCCGCCGAGCGCGATGAGCCCGGCAAGCGCCGCGAGAGTTGAACGATAGGCCATGATCGATCCCTGTCCGGTGACGTGTCAGTGGTTGGAATGGCCGCGCCGCGACCGGCGCGGCCATTCCAACCACTGACACGTCACCGGACAGGGATCGATCATGGCCGCCGGCGGCGGCGCGCCCTGCCATTCGTAGGCGACCGTGCCGGGCGGGTGCTGGTACCAGCCGGGATCCTTGTAGTCGCCGGCCGCGAGCCCTTCGCGCACCTTCATGACGGTGAACATGCCGCCCATTTCGACCGGGCCGAACGGACCGTCGCCGGTCATCATCGGCAGGGTGTTGGCCGGCAGCGGCATTTCCATCGTGCCCATCTCGCCCATGCCGGTCGAGCCCATCGGCATGAAGCCCGGCACCAGGCCGCGGATGGTGCGCGAGACCTGGCGCTGGTCGACGCCGATCATCGTCAGGGCAGAGTGGCTCATCGGCCCCATCGTATGGTGTGCCTTGTGGCAGTGCAGCGCCCAGTCGCCGGGATATTCGGCGACGAATTCGTAGGCCCGCATGGATCCGACGGGCACGTCCACCGTCACCTCCGGCCAGCGCGCCTCCGGCCGCACCCAGCCGCCATCGGTGCAGGTCACCTCGAAATGGTAGCCGTGCATGTGGATCGGGTGGTTGGTCATGGTGAGGTTGCCGACGCGCACCCGCACCCGGTCGTTCCTGGCCGCCACCAGCGAGGTGATCCCCGGCCAGGTGCGGCTGTTCATGCACCAGATGTTGAACTCCGTCATGGTCGACAGCTTGGGCACATAGGTGCCGGGCTCGATGTCGAAATTGGCCAGCAGGAAGACATAGTCGCGGTCGACGCGGTGGAGTGCCGGATCGCGCGGATGGACCACGAAGAAGCCCATCATGCCCATGCCCATCTGGACCATCTCGTCCGAATGCGGGTGGTACATGAAGGTGCCGCTCTTCTGCAGCTGGAACTCGTAGACGAAGGTCTTGCCGGCCGGAATGTGCGGCTGCGTCAGTCCTCCGACCCCGTCCATTCCGGAGGGCAGGAGCTGGCCGTGCCAGTGCACGGCCGTGCTTTCCGGCAGGCGGTTGGTGACGAAGATGCGCACCTTGTCGCCTTCCACCGCCTCGATGGTGGGCCCCGGGCTCTGGCCGTTGTAGCCCCACAGATGCGCGCGCATGCCCGGCGCGATCTCGCGCACCACGGGCTCGGCGACGAGATGGAACTCCTTCCAGTCGCCGTTCATGCGGTGCGGCAGGGTCCAGCCGTTGAGGGTCACCACCGGATTGTAGTCCGGGCCGCTGGTCGGAATGAGCGGCGGCTGCGCCTCGGGAGTGTTCATGGTCGGCGCTTCCGGCAGGCTCGCCACCTGCGCCCTGCCGCTGACCTGCGATGCGCCGATCAGGGCAAGGCCCGCCCCGGCGCCGCCGACCAGACCACGTCGTGTCACGGTCATGACTGTTTCCCTTTCATCAATCGGCCGCAGCCGCGCCGGCGCTCGCGACGGCTTCCGAAGAGCCGGCTCCCGGCGCGCCGCCGATCGTCACGAATTGCAGGTCGGTATGGGCGATCCAGAAATCGCGCCGCGCCTCGATCGCCGTGGCATTGGCGGCGACCCGCGCCCTGGCGTCGGCAAGCAGCTCGAACACGTCGATGATCATGCCGTTGTAGTGGAGCTGGCCCTCCTCCGCGATGATCTGGCGCAGCGGCAGGACCTGCATCTGGTAGTGGCGGGAATAGTCGAAGCCGCCGCGATAGCGCTGATAGGCCTCGCGCGCCTCGGAGCGGACATTGACGCTCAGCTCGGTCAGCTTGTGGACCGAGCGCAGATAGGTCTCGCGCGCGCCGCGGATCTGGCTTTCGCCGAGATCCAGCGGGACCTGCACCTCCAGGGACAGGCCGGTGACCCGGCTGCGCTCGAAATCCACGACACGGCCCGGCACCGCGCCGCCGGTCTGCCCGTTCAGCGTCGGCGCCGCCTCGGTGGAGGCCCGCGAACGCGAATCCCCGAGCGAACCGCCGATGCTGAGGACATCGAGAAAACGCGACCAGCTCGTCAGCCTGAGCTCGCGGGCGACGGTGTCGACCTCGATCCGCGCGACCCTGAGGTCGAGCCGCTTCTCCAGCGCTTCGCGCTCGATGCTGTCACGCGTGCGCGACCGGGCCGGCAGGGCCGGCAACTGGCCCGGCAGCTTCAGCGCCGCGACATTTTCCCACAGGCCGAGGAGGCGGATCAGCCGCTCGCGGTCGGCCTGCAATTGCAGGCGGGCGCGGGCGAGCTGGGCGGCGACGTCGGCGTAGAAGACATGCTCACGCGCCTGGCTGAGCCGGCTGGTCGCACCGGTCTCGCCGAGCCGCTTGAACAGCTCCGAGGCGCTGCGCGCCGCGGCATTGGTTTCGACCAGGAAGCTGACCAGCTGGCCGGTCGCGACGGCCCTGTAATAGGCGCGCCGGGTTTCCGCGGCGAGGCGCAATGTCTCGTTGGCGGTGCGGAGCTGGGCCTGGCTGAAGCGCAGCGCGGCAATGGTCCGCCGCTCCGGCAAGGTGGCAAGCCCGAGGATGCTGGCGACGACCTGGCGCTCGATGTCGAGCGAGCCGGAGCCGACCGTCCGGCTGAGTGAAAAGCTCGGCGCCGGCGGCAGGCTCGCCTGGGCGAACAGCGCCTCGGCGACGCCGAGATCGTTGTAGGCCGCCTGCAGGCCGCGATTGTTCAGAAGCGCGATCTGCACCGCCCGGTCCACCGAGAGCGGCGCACGGAGCAGCGCCCTGACGCGGCTGCGCACACGCTCGTTGTCGGCCGGCGCGCGAATGCGCCCGACCTCCTGACGCAGCTCGCGCGCCGCGATCTCGCGTGTCGGGCCGAGCCCGCCGTCGGCGCTGTAGGTTACGCAGCCGCCGAGCGCCGCGGCGGCGACGACGATGGCGCCGATGCGCATCGGCCGGACATGCCGCAGGGCCGGCCCCGCGGCCGCGGGCGGATCTCGATGGTCGGCTGGACCTCTTGTCACGATCGCCGCCCTCATCGTGCCGAGGGCGCCGGAGCGACACGCTCATTGGCGCGCCGCCAGTCGATCGGACCGACCGGGCGGTAGCCGACATGGCCGGCGGTCACGGACTGGTAGCGTGCCTGCCGGCTGGCGAGGGCGGGATTGGCCGCCTCTTCGCCGAGACCCGCCCGCGCGCCCGTCTCCGAGCAGGCCGCAAGGGCGAGCCCGGCCGCGGCGAGCGCCCCGGCCGTGCGAAATCTCTTCGTCGTGATGCTTGTCGAATGCTGCATGCGGGCCCCGTCCGGACTGCTCCTCGAGTCGTCGGGACGGACGCTAGCTGCGCTGTTCGCAGGTCTTATTTCCAGAATATTACAATTTGTTGCCCCGCGGTCGGCCGGGCCGGAACGGCCGTCACGACACCGTCTCGAGCCGCGCGAGGACCGCCGGCCGTCTTGTCCGACATTCCCGCGGCCCGAATCCCGGCGTCACAGCCAGCCGGCCCGCCGGAACCGCCAGAACAGCGTGCCGCAGGCCAGGACGATGACGCCGAGCACGGTGAAATAGCCGTATTCCCACTGCAGCTCGGGCATGTGCTTGAAGTTCATGCCGTAGAGCCCGGCAATGGCGGTCGGCACGGCAATGATGGCAAGCCAGGAGGCGAGCTTCTTCGAGACCGCGGTTTCCTGCGCCTGCCCGACCAGAAGGCTCGCCTCGAAAGCGAAGGCCAGCACCTCGCGCAGGGAATCGATGCGTTCCTGGACGGTGCGCACGTGGTCGGTGACATCACGGAACAGCGGCTGCATGGCCGTCCGCACCATGGGCAGGCTGTCATGCTCCAGCCGCCGGCAGACCTCCACCAGCGGCCCGATGGCGTTGCGCAGGCGCAGGAGGTCGCGCCGCAGCCGATAGAGCCGCTCGATCTCGCGCCGGCCCATGCCATGGGCCAGCACGTGCTCCTCCATGGCCTCGACCTCCTCCTGGATGGCTTCCAGCACCGGCGAGTAGTTGTCGACGATGAAATCGAGGATGGCATAGAGGATGTAGTCCTCGCCGCGCGCCAGGGCCCGCGGGCAGCTCTCGCAGCGCTCGCGCACCGGCGCATAGGAGGTCGATGCGCCGTGGCGGACCGAGACGAGATAGCCCTCGCCGACGAACAGATGCGTCTCGCCGAAGGCAATGTCGCCGTCGACGAGCTGGGCCGTGCGGGCGACGATGAAGAGACCGTCGCCATACTGCTCGATCTTCGGCCGCTGGTGCGCGTGATCGGCGTCTTCGATGGCAAGGTCGTGCAGCGCGAACTGTCGCTGCACCTGGGTCAGCACGGCAAGGCTCGGCTCGTGCAGGCCGATCCAGACCACATGGCCCGGGCGCTTGCGCCATCCCTCCGCCTCTTCGATGGCGATATTGGCGACGCGCCGGCCGTCGACATAGGCGCCGGCCGCGACGACGCCGTCGGTCGTCGCAGCACCAGGCAGGACGGGTGAAAGGGGCGCGATCGTCATGGCCTGCCTCCTCGATTCCGCATGCGGATCCGTGCGGCAAGTCTCGACCATGCCGGCCCGCGAGGAAAGCCGGCTGAAAGAACCGCGTCCTGGGCCCGGCCACCGCCGCTTCGGTATCATGATGCCAATCGATCGTTTTTGCCCCGGCCGGCAGGAACAAAAGGCCGCGAGCCCGTGTTGCTGTTCGGCAGGCGACGACATGGCGGGATCTTGCCCAGAGAGGCAACCGCCCGACCGCGCGCCTGCCTGCGGCCGTCGACCGAGCGGAACTGGATGACAGGCAACATGAGTGTGCAGCATCTCGAGCGCTGCGGTAGGCCGGAGGACCCGTTCGATCATGCCAGGGCGCGCGCCGGGGCCGCGCGTCGGGCCGCCGCCAGGCCGGCCATCCGGATGATGCAGCGCTTGCTGCGCAGCATCGTCAGGACGGTCTTTCCGGGCGGCAGTGGTCGCGACCCTTCACACCGATCGAAGGTGCATTCGCCCTTGCAGCAGGATCTATGCTGGTATCGAGAGCGACCGCTCTCGTTTCTCGCGCGCCACGTCATGCGTCGCCCGCTCGCCCATGGCGTCATCCTCGCAGCCGTGCTCGGTGCCGTCATCTGCTCGGTCAGCACCCAATATGGCGTCAAGCTGCTGGTCGATACCCTGTCGGCAGCGCCCGGCCAGAGCCGGGGTCCGTGGCTCGCTTTCGCCGTCCTGGTCTTTTTCGTCGCCTCCGACAACCTGCTCTGGCGCGTTGCCGGCTGGGTCGCGAGCTCGACCTTCGTGCATGTCACCGGCGACGTCCGCTCGGAACTGTTCCGCCATCTCACCGGCCATGCGCCGGGCTATTTCCAGGATCGCCTGCCGGGCGTGTTGACGAGCCGTGTCACCGCCACCTCCAATGCGGTGTTCCAGATCGAGAACATGATGGTCTGGAACGTCCTGCCGCCGCTCGCGGCAACCCTCGGCTCGATCGCCTTCCTGGCCGTGGTCGACGTGACCATGGCGGTGACCCTGATCACCATTGCCGTCGTCATCATCGTCTTCATGCTGCGTTTCGCCGCCGCCGGCCGGCCGCTGCACCACGATTTCGCCAGCAAGGCGGCGGTGGTCGACGGCGAGATGGTCGACGTCATCGGCAATATGGCGCTGGTCAAGGCCTTCGGCGGCATCCGGCGCGAGCATTCGCGCTTCGACACGACGGTGGCCCGCGAGATGCGGGCGCGCCACCGCAGCCTCATCTATCTGGAGAAGCTGCGCCTGACCCACGCGATCATCGTCGTGGTGATGATGCTCGCCCTGCTCGCCTGGGCGATCATGCTCTGGCAGTCGGGCCGGGCCACCGCCGGCGACGTCGTGCTGGTCTGCACGCTCGGCCTGTCCGTGCTGAGCGCCACCCGCGACCTTGCCGTCGCGCTGGTCGACGTGACGCAGCACATGGCGCGCCTCTCCGAAGCGCTCGGCACCCTCCTGTCGCCGCACGAGTTCGGCGACCATCCCGAGGCGGCGACGCTCGTACCCAACGGCGCGCGGATCACGTTCGAGGACATCGCCTTCCGTTATCCCGACGGCAAGCAGGTCTTTACCGGCTTCAACCTCGACATCAGGCCGGGCGAGCGGATCGGCCTCGTCGGGCCTTCGG
This portion of the bacterium YEK0313 genome encodes:
- the envZ_4 gene encoding Osmolarity sensor protein EnvZ — encoded protein: MIALANSVPGRTIIVLLVAIGILHLASLATYRAALEAEIGSNNDQRLAERLVSVMRTVRHVAPAEREQTAHALSGGPFDVHWGPTDQAVRGAGTGRLDGLRGRLAAIAPELSGDRLVIGASAVPGDDEHIAMVSMQLPDRSWVNVGMVPVRVPPITSHGTISSTSLMAGGLVVVAILLVGWLTRPVKLVADAARRFATGADVVALPERGPTEVRQLAAAFNEMQVRIRKLMDDRSQTLAAISHDLKSPLTRLRFRTVDVPDDAARAEIEADIAEMEAMIEGTLAFLRGDRSDEPVRPVDLVSLVEAIANDLDEMGRPASVTAPRATVIAGRKLALKRALTNVIENAITYGGRADIAVSAEGGKARVVVTDHGPGIAAADREAVFAPFHRLEGSRNKATGGVGLGLTVARSIVRAHGGDVILSDAAGGGLAVTVLLPVGTAA
- the ompR_4 gene encoding Transcriptional regulatory protein OmpR, with amino-acid sequence MNLSFPTGNAAQRTIPEPGSGTHVLVVDDDGQIRHLVAKFLRANGFKVSAARDGYEMREVMGHAPVELIILDVMLPGISGLELCREIRAQAQTPIIMLTAKGDETDRIVGLEIGADDYLTKPFNPRELLARINAVLRRAFGPRDGEPVVRARRYMFEGWVLDTLRRDLIDPQGVIIELTSGDYDLLLTLLEAPQRVLTREHLLDAARNRIATGFDRSIDVQISRLRKKIDDADSPHSMIKTVRGVGYMFSPSVRRE
- a CDS encoding periplasmic copper-binding protein, coding for MNRLKALVLAAAFAVAGQVTGASAQQVSGEVVKIEAERGRITLKHGPIPNLDMDGMTMVFRVADPAMLTQVRQGDRVRFEADRVNGQITVTRIQRAR
- the petE gene encoding Plastocyanin precursor, giving the protein MAYRSTLAALAGLIALGGIAVAHGPSSPAGEAGHRENASRTVEVRMLEADGRMLFEPAEITIRRGDTVRFVVSNAGMLDHEMVIDTPEGNQRHKAAMERNPDMEHADPNAVKVEPSKSGEIVWRFTNAGTFEYACLIPGHYQAGMHGRIIVR
- the copA_3 gene encoding Copper resistance protein A precursor — translated: MTVTRRGLVGGAGAGLALIGASQVSGRAQVASLPEAPTMNTPEAQPPLIPTSGPDYNPVVTLNGWTLPHRMNGDWKEFHLVAEPVVREIAPGMRAHLWGYNGQSPGPTIEAVEGDKVRIFVTNRLPESTAVHWHGQLLPSGMDGVGGLTQPHIPAGKTFVYEFQLQKSGTFMYHPHSDEMVQMGMGMMGFFVVHPRDPALHRVDRDYVFLLANFDIEPGTYVPKLSTMTEFNIWCMNSRTWPGITSLVAARNDRVRVRVGNLTMTNHPIHMHGYHFEVTCTDGGWVRPEARWPEVTVDVPVGSMRAYEFVAEYPGDWALHCHKAHHTMGPMSHSALTMIGVDQRQVSRTIRGLVPGFMPMGSTGMGEMGTMEMPLPANTLPMMTGDGPFGPVEMGGMFTVMKVREGLAAGDYKDPGWYQHPPGTVAYEWQGAPPPAAMIDPCPVTCQWLEWPRRSRRGHSNH
- a CDS encoding Outer membrane efflux protein, whose amino-acid sequence is MRAAIVTRGPADHRDPPAAAGPALRHVRPMRIGAIVVAAAALGGCVTYSADGGLGPTREIAARELRQEVGRIRAPADNERVRSRVRALLRAPLSVDRAVQIALLNNRGLQAAYNDLGVAEALFAQASLPPAPSFSLSRTVGSGSLDIERQVVASILGLATLPERRTIAALRFSQAQLRTANETLRLAAETRRAYYRAVATGQLVSFLVETNAAARSASELFKRLGETGATSRLSQAREHVFYADVAAQLARARLQLQADRERLIRLLGLWENVAALKLPGQLPALPARSRTRDSIEREALEKRLDLRVARIEVDTVARELRLTSWSRFLDVLSIGGSLGDSRSRASTEAAPTLNGQTGGAVPGRVVDFERSRVTGLSLEVQVPLDLGESQIRGARETYLRSVHKLTELSVNVRSEAREAYQRYRGGFDYSRHYQMQVLPLRQIIAEEGQLHYNGMIIDVFELLADARARVAANATAIEARRDFWIAHTDLQFVTIGGAPGAGSSEAVASAGAAAAD
- the corA_2 gene encoding Magnesium transport protein CorA, with the protein product MTIAPLSPVLPGAATTDGVVAAGAYVDGRRVANIAIEEAEGWRKRPGHVVWIGLHEPSLAVLTQVQRQFALHDLAIEDADHAHQRPKIEQYGDGLFIVARTAQLVDGDIAFGETHLFVGEGYLVSVRHGASTSYAPVRERCESCPRALARGEDYILYAILDFIVDNYSPVLEAIQEEVEAMEEHVLAHGMGRREIERLYRLRRDLLRLRNAIGPLVEVCRRLEHDSLPMVRTAMQPLFRDVTDHVRTVQERIDSLREVLAFAFEASLLVGQAQETAVSKKLASWLAIIAVPTAIAGLYGMNFKHMPELQWEYGYFTVLGVIVLACGTLFWRFRRAGWL
- a CDS encoding putative ABC transporter ATP-binding protein gives rise to the protein MTGNMSVQHLERCGRPEDPFDHARARAGAARRAAARPAIRMMQRLLRSIVRTVFPGGSGRDPSHRSKVHSPLQQDLCWYRERPLSFLARHVMRRPLAHGVILAAVLGAVICSVSTQYGVKLLVDTLSAAPGQSRGPWLAFAVLVFFVASDNLLWRVAGWVASSTFVHVTGDVRSELFRHLTGHAPGYFQDRLPGVLTSRVTATSNAVFQIENMMVWNVLPPLAATLGSIAFLAVVDVTMAVTLITIAVVIIVFMLRFAAAGRPLHHDFASKAAVVDGEMVDVIGNMALVKAFGGIRREHSRFDTTVAREMRARHRSLIYLEKLRLTHAIIVVVMMLALLAWAIMLWQSGRATAGDVVLVCTLGLSVLSATRDLAVALVDVTQHMARLSEALGTLLSPHEFGDHPEAATLVPNGARITFEDIAFRYPDGKQVFTGFNLDIRPGERIGLVGPSGGGKSTLVALLQHFYRVQGGRILIDGQDIARATEESLRSAIAIVPQDTALLNRSLLENIRYGRPDATDEEVWQAAIAARCRPFIENLPLGLDTMVGDRGVKLSGGQRQRIAIARAFLKNAPLLILDEATSALDSDSEEAIREALERLMAGRTVISIAHRLSTLRNFDRIVVLKGGRVVEDGKPEALMRSQGVYYDLVSRELGRLTERVAA